Proteins encoded together in one uncultured Desulfosarcina sp. window:
- a CDS encoding threonyl-tRNA synthetase editing domain-containing protein: protein MKVLFWYCDNFSWNPTIKTLPDAPDATASTHERCIVAFIHVEPGDIEKGSSAETKLVKNAKWLARKWETQRVVLHSFTHLAEDKAEPEAAKMLIDRVQSRLEKADYDPVQTPYGHFNDLSIQAPGHPLARIFKAF from the coding sequence ATGAAAGTTCTGTTCTGGTATTGCGACAATTTCTCCTGGAACCCGACCATCAAAACCCTTCCCGACGCTCCGGACGCGACGGCCAGCACCCATGAACGCTGCATTGTCGCTTTTATTCATGTGGAACCGGGAGATATTGAAAAGGGAAGTTCAGCGGAAACCAAACTGGTGAAAAATGCCAAATGGCTGGCCAGGAAATGGGAGACCCAGCGGGTCGTGCTGCACTCCTTTACTCACCTTGCCGAGGACAAGGCCGAGCCCGAAGCCGCCAAAATGCTCATCGACCGCGTTCAGTCCCGGTTGGAGAAGGCTGACTACGATCCGGTCCAGACGCCCTACGGCCATTTCAACGACCTTTCCATTCAGGCCCCGGGGCATCCCCTGGCAAGAATTTTCAAAGCTTTCTGA
- a CDS encoding 4Fe-4S binding protein, translating into MPWISKEKCTGCEECIDICTVGAISMEKGVAIIDEDRCIRCAVCHDLCSYDAVRHDGERIPEEVEANMKWVQSLLEHPYYLNDKDKQKGLIQRLQKYFGKNRKVIEKTVARLENL; encoded by the coding sequence ATGCCTTGGATAAGCAAAGAAAAGTGCACGGGATGCGAGGAATGTATCGATATCTGCACGGTGGGTGCAATCTCGATGGAAAAAGGGGTGGCCATTATAGATGAAGACCGATGCATTCGCTGTGCGGTTTGCCATGACCTGTGCTCCTATGACGCCGTCCGCCATGATGGAGAAAGAATCCCTGAAGAAGTCGAAGCGAACATGAAGTGGGTGCAAAGCCTATTGGAGCACCCCTATTACCTGAACGATAAAGACAAACAAAAGGGTTTGATCCAACGCCTGCAAAAATATTTCGGTAAAAACAGGAAAGTCATCGAAAAAACCGTTGCTCGATTGGAGAACCTGTAA